A single genomic interval of Brevibacillus brevis harbors:
- a CDS encoding MBL fold metallo-hydrolase, whose product MEPNTYGDMNDTLADNYMPMTSFRSGVEETVRPDVECYTIQIVNIALIGDSESWVLIDAGMPQSAEQIIEIARKRFGKEAKPRAIMLTHGHFDHVGAVIELVKAWKVPVYAHSLEIPYLTGQKSYPEPDGTVEGGLLAKMSPLFPNEPIDLGSHVHPLPEDGSVPGMPGWRWIHTPGHSPGHISFFRDEDRTLLAGDAFVTVKQDSLYQVVIQQKQLTGPPVYLTTDWLAARQSVEKLANLTPAYAITGHGPPMYGEELADGLVQLVAEFDRVAVPKYGRYVDKEM is encoded by the coding sequence ATGGAACCAAATACATACGGGGATATGAACGATACGTTGGCTGACAATTACATGCCGATGACTTCCTTTCGAAGTGGAGTCGAAGAAACAGTCAGACCAGATGTAGAATGCTACACCATTCAAATTGTGAACATCGCACTGATAGGAGATTCAGAATCATGGGTTCTGATAGATGCGGGGATGCCACAATCGGCGGAACAAATCATCGAGATTGCCCGGAAGCGCTTTGGTAAGGAAGCCAAGCCAAGAGCCATCATGCTTACTCACGGCCATTTCGATCATGTCGGGGCAGTCATCGAGCTCGTAAAAGCGTGGAAGGTTCCTGTCTATGCCCATTCGCTTGAAATCCCTTATTTGACAGGCCAAAAATCCTATCCGGAGCCAGATGGAACGGTTGAGGGCGGGCTGCTTGCGAAGATGTCGCCGTTGTTTCCAAATGAACCAATCGATTTGGGCAGCCATGTTCATCCTTTGCCCGAAGACGGGAGTGTTCCCGGAATGCCTGGATGGCGCTGGATACATACACCTGGACATTCGCCAGGGCACATTTCCTTCTTTCGTGATGAAGACAGAACTCTCCTCGCAGGAGACGCTTTTGTTACGGTAAAGCAGGACTCATTGTATCAAGTTGTGATTCAGCAAAAGCAACTGACCGGTCCTCCTGTTTATCTTACAACCGATTGGCTGGCAGCTCGGCAATCCGTCGAAAAGCTTGCCAATCTCACCCCTGCGTATGCAATCACCGGTCACGGTCCACCTATGTATGGCGAGGAGCTGGCCGATGGATTGGTCCAATTGGTTGCGGAGTTTGATCGGGTAGCTGTCCCCAAGTATGGACGTTATGTGGACAAGGAGATGTAG
- the erpA gene encoding iron-sulfur cluster insertion protein ErpA: MITLTERASLKVKEMLAAEGKPDVFLRVGVRTGGCSGFTYGMGWDEEMKEGDETFEQNGVKIVVDKDSYPYIKGTEIDFKESMMGGGFSIENPNAVASCGCGSSFKTALAEGKAEKCDD; the protein is encoded by the coding sequence ATGATTACATTGACAGAGCGCGCCAGTCTGAAGGTAAAAGAAATGCTGGCAGCAGAAGGCAAGCCCGATGTGTTTTTGCGGGTAGGTGTCAGAACAGGTGGTTGCAGCGGCTTTACCTACGGGATGGGCTGGGACGAAGAGATGAAAGAAGGCGACGAGACCTTCGAGCAAAACGGTGTGAAAATTGTTGTCGATAAGGACAGCTACCCATACATTAAAGGTACTGAGATCGATTTCAAGGAATCGATGATGGGCGGAGGCTTCTCCATCGAGAATCCGAATGCAGTCGCTTCTTGTGGGTGTGGATCTTCGTTTAAGACGGCACTCGCTGAAGGCAAAGCCGAGAAATGTGACGACTAA
- a CDS encoding carbon-nitrogen hydrolase family protein, whose translation MKIGLAQTRFPQSAAEGLAIIKQQMINAAQNNCDLICFPESVIPGLRGVGYEVEAYNHEVQRRALEEIRALAKECQLAVILPMEWKDERGYHLVAFVVGKQGEDLGLQIKNQIDPDEDQFDYIPGEGRQLFTIEDVSFGIVICHEGWRYPETVRWAARRGASIVFHPMFTGEVSNPDFYNGAMVCRSVENNIYFASVNYAIPNQQVTTTLISPTGERLCVADSGGEELLVYEIDPAKATRLLAQRFRPELVE comes from the coding sequence ATGAAAATAGGCTTGGCGCAGACGAGGTTTCCCCAATCAGCGGCGGAAGGGCTAGCGATCATCAAACAGCAGATGATCAACGCTGCGCAAAACAATTGCGATCTGATTTGCTTTCCTGAATCGGTGATTCCAGGGCTGCGCGGTGTAGGCTATGAAGTGGAGGCATACAATCATGAGGTACAACGCAGAGCCTTAGAAGAGATTCGTGCGCTGGCGAAGGAATGCCAGCTTGCCGTCATTTTACCGATGGAATGGAAGGATGAGCGCGGCTATCATCTAGTCGCCTTTGTTGTGGGGAAACAGGGAGAAGATCTTGGACTGCAAATAAAAAATCAGATCGATCCAGATGAGGATCAGTTTGACTATATTCCGGGTGAAGGGCGCCAATTGTTTACGATAGAGGATGTGTCGTTTGGCATTGTCATTTGTCATGAGGGATGGCGATATCCAGAGACGGTACGGTGGGCGGCACGCCGCGGGGCAAGCATCGTTTTCCATCCGATGTTTACAGGAGAAGTTAGCAATCCCGATTTTTACAACGGGGCAATGGTTTGCCGAAGCGTGGAAAACAACATCTATTTCGCCAGCGTGAACTACGCGATTCCGAATCAACAAGTGACGACGACGCTGATCTCGCCGACCGGGGAACGGCTATGTGTGGCGGATTCAGGGGGCGAAGAGCTACTTGTATACGAGATTGATCCTGCGAAAGCTACGCGATTATTGGCCCAGCGCTTCCGGCCAGAGTTGGTTGAATAG
- a CDS encoding DUF5050 domain-containing protein: protein MQTIRRILTIFFSLIFLYGAIPPTIHGAPESKAVVGGSLAFSPRGQVEVGQKVTITATIAKRGEITEEARFSIEGPDEELEMDEVKIKEKSKKYEVTGTFIPEEPGKYTIKLSLFMEDEDGQEIEALVDGSIRINSKWIYYYVPENGNHSRGTIYKDRLEKQEALKISKANHLTGEIHQDEDGIYYLRVTDPRELGGIFKSTLYTIKHGRNTPEALEFAGKKITSLSVVDGYIHFTAYTSDNKFVLYKSKRKSDKKEIVRENVDFATVSDDWYYFHDSVDQGLYKMRLDGTDETKLTDDDTKIYINQSPIGVYTDAIAFRDSNF, encoded by the coding sequence ATGCAGACGATAAGACGGATTTTGACGATCTTTTTTTCGCTTATTTTTTTATATGGTGCAATCCCTCCGACGATTCATGGGGCTCCCGAGTCAAAAGCGGTAGTGGGAGGTAGTCTTGCGTTCTCTCCCCGAGGGCAAGTAGAAGTTGGTCAGAAGGTCACGATAACAGCAACGATTGCCAAGAGGGGGGAGATAACAGAAGAAGCGAGATTCAGTATCGAAGGCCCCGACGAAGAGCTTGAGATGGACGAAGTGAAAATAAAAGAAAAAAGTAAAAAATATGAGGTTACGGGAACATTTATCCCGGAGGAGCCAGGGAAATATACTATTAAGTTAAGTCTGTTCATGGAAGATGAAGATGGACAAGAGATAGAGGCATTGGTTGATGGCAGTATCCGTATCAACTCGAAGTGGATTTACTATTATGTTCCTGAGAATGGCAACCATTCAAGAGGAACAATCTACAAGGATAGATTGGAAAAACAGGAAGCGCTGAAAATAAGCAAGGCCAATCATTTAACGGGTGAAATTCATCAGGATGAGGATGGGATTTATTACTTGCGTGTCACGGATCCAAGAGAGCTTGGGGGGATATTCAAAAGCACGCTTTATACGATCAAACATGGACGGAATACGCCAGAAGCACTCGAGTTTGCAGGGAAAAAAATTACGTCCCTATCCGTTGTAGATGGCTATATACACTTTACGGCGTATACAAGTGATAACAAATTCGTATTGTACAAGTCAAAACGAAAATCTGACAAGAAAGAGATAGTACGAGAAAACGTAGATTTCGCAACCGTATCAGATGATTGGTATTATTTTCACGACAGTGTGGACCAAGGACTATATAAAATGAGGCTGGACGGAACGGACGAAACAAAACTGACCGATGATGACACAAAAATATATATAAACCAGAGCCCGATTGGTGTCTATACTGATGCGATCGCTTTTCGGGATAGCAATTTTTAA
- a CDS encoding YuzD family protein: MTVDIKVFGTEQLCASCVNLPSAKETAEWLEAALSRKYGSDSIRIVYSDFQQPQTDDDKSWANRIIEEDLWYPLVVISGEIVGEGNPKLKDIYEKLESMGVQPIASTADAE, encoded by the coding sequence GTGACTGTCGATATCAAGGTTTTTGGGACAGAGCAATTGTGCGCAAGCTGCGTCAATTTGCCATCTGCAAAGGAAACAGCCGAGTGGCTGGAGGCGGCACTCTCTCGCAAGTATGGGAGTGACAGCATCCGCATCGTTTATAGCGACTTTCAACAGCCGCAGACAGACGATGACAAAAGCTGGGCGAATCGCATTATCGAGGAAGATTTATGGTATCCGCTTGTCGTAATTTCCGGGGAAATTGTCGGTGAGGGAAATCCGAAATTAAAGGATATCTATGAAAAGCTGGAGAGCATGGGCGTGCAGCCGATTGCTTCGACAGCAGATGCCGAATAA
- a CDS encoding NAD(P)/FAD-dependent oxidoreductase: protein MKRLVILGGGYGGLRIIERVLSPDLPDDVFITLVDRMPFHGLKTEYYALAAGTTPESHLRVTFPNDPRLTVKYGEIAGVELDEQVVNFANGDTLSYDWLVIGLGCEDRYHDIPGADQFTCSIQTMGATRNTYMAINNVNPYGTVSVVGGGLSGVEMAAELRESRPDLNVRIIDRGQSILSPFPKKLQEYASQWFIEHDVQLVSMANVTSIEQGIVYNHNQPVESDVIVWTAGIQANKIVRSLPIETDNIGRAKLNQYHQIPSHTNVYVVGDCASTIIAPSAQTAEIQGDQIAMMLKKDIKGEEYPASLPALKHKGFLGSLGKKEGFASMGKMSLVGQMARVIKSGQLWMYKKHMG, encoded by the coding sequence ATGAAACGACTTGTGATCCTTGGAGGAGGATACGGGGGTCTTCGTATTATTGAGCGAGTCCTGTCCCCTGATTTACCAGATGACGTGTTTATAACCCTCGTAGACCGTATGCCGTTTCATGGCTTGAAAACAGAGTATTACGCTCTGGCGGCAGGTACTACACCGGAATCTCACCTGCGTGTTACATTTCCAAACGATCCACGCCTGACCGTCAAATACGGTGAAATTGCTGGCGTGGAATTGGACGAGCAGGTCGTCAATTTTGCTAACGGGGACACCCTTTCCTACGATTGGCTAGTAATCGGATTGGGTTGTGAGGATCGTTACCATGATATCCCTGGTGCTGATCAATTTACATGTTCGATCCAAACCATGGGAGCTACTCGCAACACATACATGGCAATCAATAATGTGAACCCATACGGTACGGTTAGCGTTGTGGGCGGTGGTCTTTCCGGGGTGGAAATGGCTGCTGAGCTGCGCGAGAGCCGTCCCGACCTGAATGTACGCATCATCGACCGCGGTCAAAGCATTTTGAGCCCATTCCCGAAAAAGCTTCAGGAATATGCTTCTCAATGGTTCATTGAACACGATGTACAGCTTGTTTCCATGGCAAATGTCACTAGCATCGAGCAAGGGATCGTGTACAACCACAACCAGCCTGTTGAAAGTGATGTTATCGTATGGACAGCAGGTATTCAAGCGAACAAAATTGTGCGCTCTCTACCGATCGAAACAGACAACATCGGACGCGCCAAACTAAATCAATATCATCAAATCCCGTCCCATACAAACGTGTATGTAGTAGGTGACTGTGCAAGCACCATCATCGCGCCGAGCGCGCAAACAGCCGAGATCCAAGGCGATCAAATTGCCATGATGTTGAAAAAAGACATCAAAGGTGAGGAGTATCCAGCTTCATTGCCTGCTCTCAAGCACAAAGGCTTCCTCGGTTCCCTCGGCAAAAAGGAAGGCTTTGCCAGCATGGGAAAAATGTCTCTGGTCGGTCAGATGGCTCGTGTCATCAAGAGCGGTCAGCTATGGATGTACAAAAAGCATATGGGATAG
- a CDS encoding NifU family protein has translation MDIMDQVQEVLDKLRPYLQRDGGDVQLVDVEDGIVKLRLMGACGSCPSSTITLKAGIERALVEEIPGIKEVQQVF, from the coding sequence ATGGATATCATGGATCAAGTACAAGAAGTTCTCGATAAACTGCGCCCTTACCTGCAACGTGACGGCGGAGACGTTCAACTCGTTGATGTAGAAGATGGCATCGTGAAGCTGCGCCTGATGGGTGCTTGCGGTAGCTGCCCTTCCTCTACCATCACCCTGAAAGCAGGAATCGAGCGTGCACTGGTGGAAGAAATCCCAGGCATCAAAGAAGTCCAACAAGTATTCTAA
- a CDS encoding aspartyl-phosphate phosphatase Spo0E family protein, giving the protein MRDVLLEKIELLRQRMVNMGLEFGLDHPDVLEYSIQIDQLHNELNQIDHSLSKAGNRKKAYRFYLMENNAHFA; this is encoded by the coding sequence ATGCGGGACGTTTTGCTCGAGAAAATCGAACTCCTTCGACAGCGTATGGTAAATATGGGGTTAGAGTTTGGGTTAGATCATCCAGATGTCCTAGAATACAGTATACAAATTGATCAACTACACAACGAACTGAACCAGATCGATCATAGTCTGTCTAAGGCAGGGAACCGGAAGAAAGCTTATAGATTTTATCTAATGGAAAACAATGCACATTTTGCATAG
- the mqnE gene encoding aminofutalosine synthase MqnE, with protein MALETIAIQDKSLAGIAEKVMHGERLTLEDGVTLFNSNDLLTIGQLANVVNYRKNQDNVYFLQNLYINPTNVCEAHCKFCGFRRDEGDEGAYTMSMEELLHYVETRFHPGIREFHIVGGHNQHKPFDYYLDTLRTLRKAYPDVTIKSYTGAEIEFFSRISGLSIREVLQELMKAGLQSLTGGGAEILTERYRMKMSPEKASTDMYLQVHRTAHELGLKTHTTMLYGSIETLEERVIHMLRLRELQDDTNGFMVFIPLAVQPIKATAGIKRRNSAIDDLKTMAISRLMLDNFQHIKAYFINIGTQLTQLSLQMGISDAHGTLIEERISHSAGALTQQALTVDELVWLIKGAGKRALERDTFYNVIKEH; from the coding sequence ATGGCGCTTGAAACGATTGCCATACAAGACAAATCTCTCGCCGGAATCGCTGAAAAAGTTATGCATGGCGAAAGACTTACCTTGGAAGACGGTGTCACCCTTTTTAATTCCAACGATCTTTTGACGATTGGACAATTGGCTAACGTTGTTAACTATCGCAAGAATCAGGATAACGTTTACTTTTTGCAAAATCTGTACATCAACCCAACCAACGTATGTGAAGCTCATTGCAAATTCTGTGGCTTCCGCCGCGATGAAGGGGATGAAGGTGCCTACACGATGAGCATGGAAGAGTTGCTTCATTATGTAGAAACTCGCTTCCATCCCGGTATCCGTGAATTCCATATCGTTGGCGGACATAACCAGCACAAGCCATTTGACTACTACCTCGACACCCTTCGTACCTTGAGAAAAGCGTACCCGGATGTGACGATTAAATCGTACACAGGTGCAGAGATTGAGTTCTTCTCCCGCATCTCCGGTCTATCCATCCGCGAGGTTTTGCAAGAGCTGATGAAAGCTGGTCTCCAAAGCCTTACTGGTGGTGGCGCTGAGATTTTGACTGAGCGCTATCGGATGAAAATGAGCCCGGAAAAAGCAAGTACAGACATGTACCTGCAAGTACACCGCACGGCTCATGAGTTAGGCTTGAAAACACATACCACCATGCTGTACGGCTCCATCGAGACATTGGAAGAGCGCGTGATCCACATGCTCCGCCTGCGCGAGCTGCAAGATGACACAAACGGCTTCATGGTGTTCATTCCATTGGCAGTTCAACCAATCAAAGCAACAGCAGGCATCAAACGCCGCAACTCTGCCATTGATGATTTGAAAACAATGGCGATCAGCCGTCTGATGCTCGATAACTTCCAGCATATCAAAGCATACTTCATCAATATTGGTACCCAGCTCACTCAACTTTCTCTGCAAATGGGAATTTCCGATGCTCACGGAACCTTGATCGAGGAGCGCATCAGCCACTCAGCCGGTGCCCTTACCCAGCAAGCTCTGACTGTAGATGAGTTGGTTTGGTTGATCAAAGGCGCAGGAAAACGCGCCCTGGAACGTGATACCTTCTACAACGTGATCAAAGAACATTAA
- the cysK gene encoding cysteine synthase A, with protein MNVFRNVKELIGNTPIVEITQFELPEGVRLFAKLEYFNPGGSVKDRLGMELIRAAEENGQLAPGGTIIEPTAGNTGIGVALAAVGTGYKVIFCVPAKFSEEKQELMRALGAEVVNTPTELGIKGAIAKAKELAESIPGAFVPQQFANPANPDAHYKTTGPEIWSQMDGQVNVFVAGAGSGGTFMGAARYLKEQNPNVKTVIVEPEGSILNGGESGPHKTEGIGMEFLPPFMDTSYFNAIHTILDVEAFDLVKQLAAKEGLLVGSSSGAAMAAALREAREAAPGTNIVTLFADGSERYLSKKIYQGGI; from the coding sequence GTGAACGTATTTCGCAATGTGAAGGAACTGATTGGTAATACGCCGATCGTCGAAATTACACAATTTGAGCTCCCTGAGGGTGTCCGCTTGTTCGCCAAGCTGGAGTATTTTAACCCAGGAGGCAGCGTAAAAGACAGACTCGGCATGGAATTGATTCGTGCCGCAGAAGAGAACGGCCAATTGGCCCCAGGTGGTACCATTATCGAACCGACAGCAGGAAATACAGGAATTGGTGTAGCGCTGGCCGCTGTAGGAACTGGTTATAAAGTCATCTTCTGCGTACCAGCGAAGTTTTCCGAGGAAAAGCAAGAGCTGATGCGTGCCCTCGGAGCAGAAGTTGTCAATACACCGACAGAGTTGGGGATTAAGGGTGCAATCGCCAAGGCAAAAGAACTCGCAGAATCGATTCCGGGTGCTTTTGTTCCACAGCAATTTGCTAACCCGGCGAATCCAGACGCACACTACAAGACAACAGGTCCGGAAATTTGGAGTCAAATGGACGGCCAAGTAAACGTATTTGTGGCAGGTGCAGGCTCTGGCGGTACTTTCATGGGTGCTGCTCGTTACTTGAAGGAACAAAACCCAAACGTGAAAACGGTCATTGTCGAGCCAGAAGGTTCCATCTTGAATGGGGGAGAATCCGGCCCGCATAAAACAGAAGGGATCGGCATGGAGTTTTTGCCTCCGTTCATGGATACGAGCTACTTCAACGCCATTCACACGATTCTCGATGTAGAAGCATTCGATCTGGTCAAGCAGTTGGCTGCCAAGGAAGGATTGCTCGTAGGCAGCTCCTCAGGTGCAGCCATGGCAGCGGCACTGCGCGAAGCAAGAGAAGCAGCTCCAGGGACTAATATCGTTACACTGTTTGCCGACGGCAGCGAACGTTATCTAAGCAAGAAAATTTACCAGGGGGGAATTTAA
- a CDS encoding bifunctional cystathionine gamma-lyase/homocysteine desulfhydrase, which yields MRIKTRLIHGGIDGDPHTGAVSVPIYQVSTYKQEAIGVHKGFEYSRTGNPTRHALETYIAEIEGGARGFAFGSGMAALSTILSMFNKGDHLVVGDDVYGGTYRVVTRVFSRMGLEATYVDTSDLAAVEAAIRPETKAIIMETPTNPLLKVSDISALAGIAKAKGVLLVVDNTFMTPYWQNPLDLGADIVFHSATKYLGGHSDVVAGLVVAKDAQVGEDLHFVQNAIGGVLGPQDSWLLLRGMKTLGIRMEEHEHNARTLAKWLSERSDIKRVIYPGLSSHSGHELIQKQARGFGGMISFDVGSAERADEVLAKVKYYTLAESLGAVESLISVPARMTHASIPAERRAELGITDGLVRISVGIEDVQDLIEDLDQALS from the coding sequence ATGCGTATCAAAACTCGTCTGATCCACGGCGGAATCGATGGAGATCCACATACAGGAGCCGTATCCGTTCCAATTTACCAGGTAAGTACGTATAAACAGGAAGCCATTGGTGTTCACAAGGGCTTCGAATACTCCCGTACCGGGAACCCGACCCGTCACGCATTGGAAACGTACATCGCAGAAATCGAAGGCGGCGCACGCGGCTTTGCATTTGGTTCTGGTATGGCGGCACTCTCTACCATCCTCTCCATGTTCAACAAAGGCGACCATCTCGTTGTAGGTGACGATGTATACGGTGGTACTTACCGTGTCGTTACGCGTGTTTTCTCCCGTATGGGTCTGGAAGCAACTTATGTAGATACGAGTGATCTGGCAGCGGTAGAGGCGGCAATTCGCCCGGAAACCAAAGCAATCATTATGGAAACACCGACAAATCCGCTGCTGAAAGTAAGCGACATCAGCGCGTTAGCAGGCATCGCAAAAGCAAAAGGCGTGCTGCTCGTGGTAGACAACACGTTCATGACACCATACTGGCAAAATCCGCTGGATCTCGGTGCTGACATCGTGTTCCACAGCGCAACCAAATATTTGGGCGGACACAGCGACGTAGTAGCAGGTCTAGTCGTAGCAAAAGATGCGCAAGTGGGCGAAGACCTCCATTTTGTGCAAAATGCTATTGGCGGTGTGCTTGGACCACAAGATTCTTGGCTCTTGCTGCGCGGTATGAAGACGCTGGGAATTCGTATGGAAGAGCATGAGCACAATGCTCGTACGCTGGCAAAATGGCTGTCTGAGCGCAGCGACATCAAACGCGTCATCTATCCTGGTCTGTCCAGCCATTCCGGTCATGAGCTGATTCAAAAGCAAGCACGTGGCTTTGGCGGTATGATTTCCTTCGACGTAGGCAGCGCAGAGCGTGCTGACGAAGTGTTGGCAAAGGTAAAATACTACACGCTGGCAGAATCGCTGGGTGCAGTGGAGAGCTTGATTAGCGTACCTGCACGCATGACACATGCTTCTATCCCGGCAGAGCGCCGTGCTGAACTGGGCATTACGGATGGCTTGGTGCGGATCTCTGTTGGTATTGAAGATGTTCAGGATTTGATCGAGGACCTGGACCAAGCATTGTCCTAA
- a CDS encoding alpha/beta hydrolase — protein sequence MNTFFVLISGLFTLLLIAAVAVSFHVTWRLTHPVRKPIHMEPRDYGIEQVEPVAFSSRETKISLAGWYLSAEKNGRVSNGKTLVFAHGYSQNRLEPHLPALSLAARLVQAGFDVLMFDFRNAGESSKALTTIGLREQQDLLGAIDFAAAKNPEHTLGLVGFSMGAATSLMVGGVDERITAIVADSPFYSLREYLAENLPQWTGLPRFPFNWLILTLCPVLLGANPRDVNPYQAVQQANKPILFIHGTGDTTIPLVNSERLFELTQDEDSEIWIVPRAGHVRSYALVPEEYGKRVIAFLEKGREKGK from the coding sequence ATGAACACGTTCTTTGTTTTGATTTCAGGACTCTTCACGCTTCTCTTGATTGCAGCAGTAGCTGTTTCGTTTCACGTAACCTGGCGCTTGACGCATCCTGTACGAAAACCGATTCACATGGAACCCCGAGATTATGGAATCGAACAGGTGGAGCCCGTTGCTTTTTCGAGCAGGGAAACAAAGATTTCGTTGGCTGGATGGTACTTGTCCGCAGAAAAAAATGGGCGGGTTTCGAATGGAAAGACGCTGGTCTTTGCTCACGGGTACAGTCAAAACCGATTAGAGCCACACTTGCCAGCATTGTCTCTGGCGGCAAGACTGGTTCAAGCTGGCTTTGATGTATTGATGTTCGACTTTCGCAATGCAGGGGAGTCCAGCAAAGCACTGACGACGATTGGTCTTCGAGAACAGCAAGACCTGCTTGGGGCCATCGATTTTGCAGCAGCGAAGAATCCGGAGCACACACTCGGTCTCGTCGGGTTTTCTATGGGGGCGGCAACCTCCTTGATGGTGGGCGGAGTGGATGAACGCATCACTGCGATTGTGGCAGATTCACCGTTCTATTCCTTGCGTGAATACTTGGCTGAGAACTTGCCGCAGTGGACGGGCCTGCCCCGCTTTCCATTCAACTGGCTCATCCTTACCTTGTGTCCTGTTTTGCTGGGTGCCAACCCGCGAGATGTCAATCCGTATCAGGCAGTCCAGCAAGCGAACAAACCGATTCTTTTTATACACGGGACAGGTGATACGACGATCCCACTGGTTAATAGCGAACGACTCTTTGAGCTGACCCAGGACGAAGATTCCGAGATTTGGATCGTACCGCGAGCGGGTCACGTCCGCAGCTATGCGTTAGTTCCTGAGGAATACGGGAAGCGCGTCATTGCTTTTTTGGAAAAAGGAAGGGAGAAGGGGAAATGA
- a CDS encoding RNA polymerase sigma factor has product MDHNEMEQALKEVRAGDIDQFGLIIDAMQKPLFVYCYHMLGHRQEAEDAVQEVFLKAFEQLDSYRHNVSFSAWMYKIAYHHCLNLLNRARRNRVVTFLRAGIQTVSRHEGEKKVEDTEYLNNPLHVAISKLSVKERNLLILRVVEERSYDELALLFDTKPATLRKQYERALKKCKSYMLVSEGGDRHDSISATR; this is encoded by the coding sequence TTGGATCATAACGAAATGGAGCAAGCGCTAAAGGAGGTCAGAGCCGGGGATATCGACCAATTTGGTTTGATCATCGATGCGATGCAAAAGCCGTTGTTCGTGTACTGCTATCACATGCTGGGACACCGACAGGAAGCGGAGGATGCTGTCCAGGAGGTTTTCTTGAAAGCATTCGAGCAGCTGGATAGCTATCGACACAACGTTTCTTTCTCGGCATGGATGTATAAGATTGCGTATCATCATTGTCTGAACCTCTTAAACAGAGCGAGGCGGAATCGCGTGGTTACTTTTTTGCGAGCGGGGATTCAGACGGTCAGTCGCCATGAGGGGGAAAAGAAAGTAGAGGATACGGAGTATTTGAATAACCCTCTTCATGTAGCAATATCAAAGCTATCTGTAAAAGAGCGGAATCTGCTGATCTTGCGTGTGGTGGAAGAACGCAGCTACGACGAGCTGGCCTTGTTGTTTGATACAAAGCCAGCTACGCTGCGAAAACAGTATGAACGGGCATTGAAAAAATGTAAATCTTACATGCTCGTGAGTGAAGGCGGTGATAGACATGACTCGATCTCAGCAACCCGATGA
- a CDS encoding DUF1450 domain-containing protein: MKPLVEFCASNVSSYTQSVVDALENDPDLDVDVLEYGCLGYCGECYMEPFALVNGTLVQAPTADELLVKIKNKLREEEELLDADFPL; encoded by the coding sequence ATGAAACCACTAGTAGAATTTTGCGCGAGCAATGTTTCCTCCTATACGCAATCCGTCGTGGATGCATTGGAAAATGATCCTGATCTGGATGTGGACGTACTCGAGTACGGCTGTCTGGGGTATTGCGGTGAATGCTACATGGAGCCATTCGCGCTCGTAAACGGCACATTGGTACAAGCTCCAACAGCAGATGAATTACTGGTGAAAATCAAGAATAAATTACGGGAGGAAGAAGAGCTGCTGGATGCAGATTTTCCTCTGTAG